Part of the Limnothrix sp. FACHB-406 genome, ATGAAAACGATGACTCCTGATTCACCCGATCGCCCTGTGGTCGCCGATCAAAGCCGATCGGAGCAGTTGCGTGATTGGCGATCGCCTCTGCGATATCCGGGGGGGAAACAAAAAGATTTGCCGATTTTTACGCAATATTTTCGATCGGCTAAGGAATATCGGGAGCCGTTTTTGGGGGGCGGCAGTGTGTTGCTCCATGCGATCGGGGCCGGCGTAGCGCAAGCATTTTGGGCCAATGATGCGAATCCGTTGTTAATGGATTTTTGGCAGCAGGTGCAAACCGATACGATCGCCCTGGCCCGGTTGGTGCGATCGCTGCGGGATGACTATGACGGTGAGCGGCGCAAGTGCGATCAATGGGTGGAATTTCGCGATCGCTATCAACAAAAGTTGGCGAACTTACCGGGCGATCGGCTCCATAATGCGGCGCGATTTTTTATTTTGAATCGCAGCACCGCCAGCGGCCTCACGGAGTCCGGCGGCATGACGGCGGCGGCCTATTGCGGTCGGTTCACGGAGTCCAGCATTCAACGGCTGGAAAATTTGCAAGGTCGGTTGGCGGGGGTGCGCTTGACCCTCGGTGACTATCAGACGCTGATTCATGCGCCCGGTGAAGATGTGTTTATTTTTCTCGATCCGCCCTATTTTTCCGCAGAAC contains:
- a CDS encoding DNA adenine methylase yields the protein MKTMTPDSPDRPVVADQSRSEQLRDWRSPLRYPGGKQKDLPIFTQYFRSAKEYREPFLGGGSVLLHAIGAGVAQAFWANDANPLLMDFWQQVQTDTIALARLVRSLRDDYDGERRKCDQWVEFRDRYQQKLANLPGDRLHNAARFFILNRSTASGLTESGGMTAAAYCGRFTESSIQRLENLQGRLAGVRLTLGDYQTLIHAPGEDVFIFLDPPYFSAEQSRLYGRSGDLHKGFNHQQLAAALRDCPHDWLMTIDNCEAIQDLYPADWADCLPWTKPYSMTNTQGRRSKAGQELLIAKKGLIQF